A window from Lactiplantibacillus pentosus encodes these proteins:
- a CDS encoding ABC transporter permease produces MQITAVQLSRKKAAQATKTTGRYWKPWHLTWNIISLIVVALAYFENQWVTAQEYVNNQTYHWFLGLYFAYLLLVTIIGAVTHGRIRRYNGHFAQLNVSLGGLLIVQDLLTQKFAVLEQPFFVSFAQILDQMRENAALLWASTLSSLGLWLISFVIGTLLGILLGLGMGRYRQFNYWAFPYLKVIGIIPAAAWMPLTMVIFPTSYMAEVFLIAFSVWFPVAFMTIGGVQGISKEYFESARTLGFSEWQIIRKIVLPGALPSIFTGVYTAMGLSFTMLVISEMIGAKVGLGWFINWAKGTGNYTQVYAAIVIMAILFSVLFAVFTKVQDYCLRWRDSSH; encoded by the coding sequence ATGCAAATCACAGCAGTCCAATTGAGTCGTAAAAAGGCTGCGCAGGCCACCAAGACGACCGGGCGTTACTGGAAGCCGTGGCACCTGACCTGGAATATTATCAGCTTAATTGTTGTTGCCCTCGCGTATTTTGAAAATCAATGGGTGACGGCACAAGAATATGTTAATAATCAGACTTATCATTGGTTCTTGGGCCTGTACTTCGCCTACTTATTGCTGGTGACGATCATCGGCGCGGTGACCCATGGCCGCATTCGCCGGTACAACGGCCATTTCGCGCAATTAAACGTCTCGTTAGGCGGTTTATTGATCGTTCAAGATTTATTGACACAGAAATTTGCGGTCTTGGAACAACCATTTTTCGTTAGTTTTGCCCAGATTTTAGACCAGATGCGTGAAAACGCGGCCTTGTTGTGGGCCTCGACACTCTCATCGCTGGGCTTGTGGTTAATCAGCTTTGTGATTGGGACGTTGCTGGGCATCTTGCTCGGCCTTGGGATGGGGCGTTATCGGCAGTTTAACTACTGGGCTTTCCCGTATTTAAAAGTTATTGGGATCATTCCGGCGGCAGCTTGGATGCCACTGACGATGGTGATTTTCCCGACCAGCTACATGGCAGAAGTCTTTTTGATTGCCTTTTCCGTCTGGTTCCCGGTAGCGTTTATGACGATTGGTGGGGTCCAAGGTATCAGTAAAGAATACTTTGAATCGGCCCGGACCTTGGGCTTTAGCGAGTGGCAAATCATCCGCAAAATCGTGTTACCAGGTGCCCTACCGAGTATTTTTACCGGCGTTTACACGGCGATGGGCCTATCCTTTACCATGCTAGTGATTTCTGAAATGATTGGCGCCAAAGTCGGGCTAGGTTGGTTTATCAACTGGGCTAAAGGTACCGGTAACTATACCCAGGTCTACGCGGCCATCGTGATTATGGCGATTCTATTTTCAGTGCTATTTGCGGTGTTCACGAAGGTCCAAGATTACTGCTTGCGTTGGCGCGACAGTAGTCACTAG
- a CDS encoding ABC transporter ATP-binding protein has translation MGLLTVQHVNQRLADNTGRSIDVLDDIDFTVDPGEFIAIIGPSGCGKTTLLRLISGLDQPASGQLKIDDQLITRPDYSRGYVFQHGSLFPWATIKENISVGLKVTRGRHFDHQLVTHYIDLMGLTGFENAYPHQVSGGMAQRAALARSIIMNPELLLLDEPMGALDAFTRADIQNVIERVWQQTKTTMILVTHDIDEAVYLSDRIIVMTPRPGRIKEIVTNPLPHPRSRVSADFAAFRHQIQDKLNFGARDEQAAR, from the coding sequence ATGGGATTACTGACAGTACAACATGTCAATCAGCGATTGGCGGACAACACTGGTCGTTCAATTGACGTGTTAGACGATATTGATTTTACGGTCGATCCGGGTGAATTTATCGCCATTATCGGACCTTCAGGTTGTGGCAAGACCACGCTGTTGCGGCTCATTTCAGGATTGGACCAGCCTGCTAGTGGCCAGTTGAAAATCGACGACCAATTGATTACGCGCCCGGATTATTCGCGGGGCTACGTCTTCCAGCACGGCAGCCTCTTTCCGTGGGCGACCATCAAAGAGAACATTAGCGTTGGCTTGAAAGTGACTCGCGGCCGGCACTTCGACCACCAGTTAGTGACACATTATATTGACTTGATGGGACTGACGGGCTTTGAAAACGCATATCCGCACCAAGTCTCAGGTGGGATGGCGCAACGAGCGGCGTTGGCCCGGTCGATTATCATGAATCCGGAATTATTATTACTGGACGAACCGATGGGCGCACTCGACGCCTTCACCCGCGCGGATATTCAAAATGTTATTGAACGTGTTTGGCAACAGACCAAGACGACGATGATTTTAGTGACACATGACATCGATGAAGCCGTTTATTTGAGTGACCGCATCATTGTCATGACACCGCGCCCCGGACGCATCAAAGAAATCGTGACCAATCCGCTGCCGCATCCGCGCTCGCGCGTCAGTGCCGATTTTGCGGCTTTCCGTCATCAAATTCAAGATAAACTAAACTTCGGTGCCCGTGACGAACAAGCGGCCCGCTAA